One stretch of Xiphophorus hellerii strain 12219 chromosome 21, Xiphophorus_hellerii-4.1, whole genome shotgun sequence DNA includes these proteins:
- the msc gene encoding musculin: MSTGSTPSDPEDDEIFHGSVSANMRNITHLSTRRYLDKDLEDEGVERRIQQDHSRLSKAHQKESRQSQRNAANARERARMRVLSKAFSRLKTSLPWVPADTKLSKLDTLRLASSYICHLRQILQEDRLEDSFAHPVSLVRNFSNSHYW, encoded by the coding sequence ATGTCAACAGGCTCGACTCCAAGTGATCCTGAGGACGACGAGATATTCCACGGAAGTGTCTCTGCAAACATGAGGAACATTACCCACCTCAGTACCAGGCGGTATTTGGACAAAGATCTGGAAGATGAGGGTGTGGAGAGGAGGATCCAGCAGGACCACAGCAGGCTCTCCAAGGCACACCAGAAGGAGTCGAGGCAGTCTCAGAGGAATGCTGCCAACGCTAGGGAGAGGGCGAGGATGAGAGTGCTAAGCAAAGCTTTCTCCAGACTGAAAACGAGCCTACCCTGGGTTCCCGCAGACACCAAATTGTCAAAACTGGACACGCTGCGTCTCGCATCCAGCTACATCTGTCACCTCAGACAGATCCTGCAGGAGGACCGGCTGGAGGACAGCTTTGCACATCCAGTCAGTCTGGTACGAAACTTCTCCAACAGCCattattggtaa